One genomic window of Metopolophium dirhodum isolate CAU chromosome 4, ASM1992520v1, whole genome shotgun sequence includes the following:
- the LOC132943441 gene encoding multiple C2 and transmembrane domain-containing protein isoform X6 produces the protein MIISNTLTENVCHVKFNTRSLREHDHHRSSVPCNDETGTSDLVRRRPLSKSDFDLSYPEDLDYLCKKFAAAERRHVTMESFASSSSPSTPGAGQGCCPSAINSSSCATATAQSTIQSINVVQKTHSFFNSLKNRWFPTEEKWAKGRNKARGSDTDESPSESPILARLVRPDTLQQTKSTDSRNTQNSITSEFGLTQNWFQKVVSRDHQIRLRRQNSIRSEQQIELATPEGQNPIHNDALLRKYDFFQLKIHLKKGKDLIARDKNGLSDPYVKFKIGGRLIHKSKTVYKSLNPTWDETFTHLLDDPFEPIQIKVFDYDWGLQDDFMGAAQIALTTLELGKQHEICLQLRDTQNAEYLGEIYLDVTLTPQSREEREQSLQKTGRVTEVGRKYKCQVWSSVVTIVLIKIKNCTIPEGLCDPYVRFRLGGEKFKSKGSNRIPTPTWLEQFDLHLFDDQTQELEINVCAKERSREEILASTVVDLSKLEREKTHKIKYKLNVGGGGDDCGGDHHQHRDASGAGVGGVLYLLLTISGTSTIAMVSDLSNYEREITEQEHVRQKYAVGRTFCDLLDVGVLTVRVYKAHGLTSADLCGKSDPFCVLELVNARLQTHTEYKTLAPTWDKIFTFNVKDINSVLEVTVFDEDPDYKVEFLGKLAIPLLSINNGVQKWYSLKDKKLSGRAKGNDPKILLEMRLIWNPIRAFIRTLNPKEEKYMQQEIKFKRQTLIRNVMRLKQLVLWAIDIGKYFEYWLEWESPIHTILVLIGFVLACQFFEPYMAPIALLLVFLRYYVAHSWGASKLIDEDDEQQTDEDDQDDQQDDQDDDKAKEEKKSLKERVAAVQEVTQLVQNTIGDIASFGEKIKNLLNFSVPFLSYLAIVLLIAVTTVLYYIPIRYLIMGWGINKFTRKILRPHTIPNNELLDLLSRVPDNEDKIYYKELTTIDSVDGGDKSNKDSRRKQKL, from the exons ccgAAAACGTGTGCCACGTGAAATTTAACACGAGATCGTTGAGAGAACACGACCACCACCGATCGTCGGTACCCTGCAACGATGAAACGGGAACCAGCGACTTGGTCCGACGCCGACCGTTGTCTAAGTCCGACTTCGACCTCAGCTATCCCGAGGACTTGGACTATTTGTGCAAGAAGTTTGCGGCCGCGGAACGGCGGCATGTCACGATGGAGAGCTTtgcatcgtcgtcgtcgccgagCACACCAGGAGCCGGTCAGGGGTGCTGTCCATCCGCAATCAATTCGTCTTCCTGTGCCACTGCCACCGCCCAATCTACTATACAAAGCATCAACGTGGTGCAAAAGACCCATTCCTTTTTCAATTCCTTAAAG aaTCGGTGGTTTCCTACCGAG GAGAAATGGGCCAAAGGGAGAAATAAAGCACGAGGCTCAGACACTGACGAGTCACCCTCTGAATCTCCTATACTTGCAAGACTAGTCCGTCCAGACACTTTACAACAAACTAAGTCTACAGACTCAAGAAATACTCAAAATTCAATTACTAGCG AATTTGGATTGACCCAGAATTGGTTCCAGAAAGTTGTTTCACGCGATCATCAAATTCGACTTCGGAGACAAAATTCAATAAGATCTGAACAACAAATAGAGTTGGCTACAcca GAAGGTCAAAATCCAATTCATAATGATGCTTTGCTCAGAAAATACGACttttttcaactcaaaatacatttgaaaaaaggAAAAGATCTCATTGCTCGGGATAAAAacg GTCTCAGTGATCCATATGTGAAGTTTAAGATAGGTGGAAGACTGATTCACAAATCGAAAACTGTCTATAAAAGTCTGAATCCAACTTGGGACGAAACGTTTACACACCTACTAGATGATCCCTTTGAACCAATTCAAATAAAG GTTTTTGATTACGATTGGGGTCTTCAAGATGACTTTATGGGAGCGGCGCAGATCGCTCTGACGACCTTAGAATTGGGCAA acagCACGAGATATGTTTACAATTACGAGACACACAAAATGCTGAATACCTTGGTGAAATTTATCTAGATGTAACTTTAACACCTCAATCCCGAGAAGAACGCGAACAG AGTCTTCAAAAGACTGGAAGAGTAACGGAAGTAGGTAGAAAGTACAAATGTCAAGTTTGGAGTTCAGTAGTAACtattgttttgattaaaataaaaaactgtacaATACCTGAAGGTTTGTGTGACCCATATGTCCGTTTCAG atTGGGAGGAGAAAAATTCAAAAGCAAAGGTAGTAATCGAATTCCAACGCCTACTTGGCTGGAACAATTCGATTTACATTTGTTTGACGATCAGACTCAAGAACTAGAAATAAACGTGTGTGCTAAAGAACGTTCACGTGAAGAAATATTAGCAag CACTGTCGTGGACCTGAGTAAATTGGAACGGGAAAAAACGCACAAAATCAAATACAAACTcaacgtcggcggcggcggtgacgattGCGGCGGCGATCATCATCAGCATCGAGACGCTTCCGGCGCAGGTGTCGGTGGTGTACTGTACCTGTTGCTGACCATCAGCGGCACGTCGACGATCGCCATGGTGTCGGACCTGTCCAACTACGAACGCGAGATCACGGAACAGGAACACGTCCGGCAGAAGTACGCGGTCGGCCGGACGTTTTGCGACCTGCTCGACGTCGGCGTGCTCACGGTCCGCGTGTACAAGGCCCACGGGCTGACGTCCGCCGACCTGTGCGGCAAGTCCGACCCCTTTTGCGTGCTCGAGCTGGTCAACGCCCGGCTGCAGACGCACACGGAATACAAAACGCTGGCGCCCACGTGGGACAAGATATTCACTTT CAACGTTAAAGATATCAACTCTGTTCTCGAAGTGACAGTTTTTGATGAAGATCCTGATTACAAAGTTGAGTTTCTGGGAAAATTAGCCATACCGTTGCTTTCTATTAACAATGGTGTCCAAAAATGGTATTCTCTCAAGGATAAAAAGTTATCAGGACGGGCTAAAGGAAACGACCCGAAAATCTTATTGGAAATGCGGCTCATCTGGAACCCG ATACGAGCGTTTATCAGGACATTAAATCCAAAAGAGGAAAAATATATGCAGCAAGAAATCAAGTTCAAAAGACAGACACTAATCAGAAATGTAATGAGGCTCAAACAGCTCGTCTTGTGGGCTATCgatattggaaaatattttga GTACTGGTTGGAATGGGAGTCGCCGATTCACACTATTCTCGTATTAATCGGGTTCGTGTTGGCTTGTCAGTTCTTCGAACCGTATATGGCACCTATTGCTTTATTACTGGTCTTCCTCAGATACTATGTAGCACATTCGTGGGGTGCGTCTAAATTAATCGACGAAGACGACGAACAACAGACCGATGAAGACGACCAAGATGATCAACAGGACGATCAAGATGACGATAAAGCAAAG gaagaaaaaaaatctcTGAAAGAGAGAGTGGCCGCTGTACAAGAAGTCACGCAATTAGTCCAGAACACAATCGGAGACATAGCTTCGTTtggtgaaaaaattaaaaa CCTTTTAAACTTTTCCGTGCCGTTCTTATCGTACTTGGCCATCGTGTTGCTGATTGCGGTTACAACAGTGTTGTATTATATTCCAATAAGATATCTGATTATGGGTTGGGGCATCAATAAGTTTACCAGGAAAATACTTCGGCCACATACAATTCCAAACAACGAACTTCTGGATTTGCTTTCTAGGGTTCCCGACAACGAGGATAAG ATATATTACAAAGAACTAACAACTATCGATAGTGTGGATGGTGGTGATAAATCAAACAAAGATTCAAGAAGAAAACAGAAGCtgtga
- the LOC132943441 gene encoding multiple C2 and transmembrane domain-containing protein isoform X5, which produces MTSNIVQPGGRDENVSVDAENVCHVKFNTRSLREHDHHRSSVPCNDETGTSDLVRRRPLSKSDFDLSYPEDLDYLCKKFAAAERRHVTMESFASSSSPSTPGAGQGCCPSAINSSSCATATAQSTIQSINVVQKTHSFFNSLKNRWFPTEEKWAKGRNKARGSDTDESPSESPILARLVRPDTLQQTKSTDSRNTQNSITSEFGLTQNWFQKVVSRDHQIRLRRQNSIRSEQQIELATPEGQNPIHNDALLRKYDFFQLKIHLKKGKDLIARDKNGLSDPYVKFKIGGRLIHKSKTVYKSLNPTWDETFTHLLDDPFEPIQIKVFDYDWGLQDDFMGAAQIALTTLELGKQHEICLQLRDTQNAEYLGEIYLDVTLTPQSREEREQSLQKTGRVTEVGRKYKCQVWSSVVTIVLIKIKNCTIPEGLCDPYVRFRLGGEKFKSKGSNRIPTPTWLEQFDLHLFDDQTQELEINVCAKERSREEILASTVVDLSKLEREKTHKIKYKLNVGGGGDDCGGDHHQHRDASGAGVGGVLYLLLTISGTSTIAMVSDLSNYEREITEQEHVRQKYAVGRTFCDLLDVGVLTVRVYKAHGLTSADLCGKSDPFCVLELVNARLQTHTEYKTLAPTWDKIFTFNVKDINSVLEVTVFDEDPDYKVEFLGKLAIPLLSINNGVQKWYSLKDKKLSGRAKGNDPKILLEMRLIWNPIRAFIRTLNPKEEKYMQQEIKFKRQTLIRNVMRLKQLVLWAIDIGKYFEYWLEWESPIHTILVLIGFVLACQFFEPYMAPIALLLVFLRYYVAHSWGASKLIDEDDEQQTDEDDQDDQQDDQDDDKAKEEKKSLKERVAAVQEVTQLVQNTIGDIASFGEKIKNLLNFSVPFLSYLAIVLLIAVTTVLYYIPIRYLIMGWGINKFTRKILRPHTIPNNELLDLLSRVPDNEDKIYYKELTTIDSVDGGDKSNKDSRRKQKL; this is translated from the exons ccgAAAACGTGTGCCACGTGAAATTTAACACGAGATCGTTGAGAGAACACGACCACCACCGATCGTCGGTACCCTGCAACGATGAAACGGGAACCAGCGACTTGGTCCGACGCCGACCGTTGTCTAAGTCCGACTTCGACCTCAGCTATCCCGAGGACTTGGACTATTTGTGCAAGAAGTTTGCGGCCGCGGAACGGCGGCATGTCACGATGGAGAGCTTtgcatcgtcgtcgtcgccgagCACACCAGGAGCCGGTCAGGGGTGCTGTCCATCCGCAATCAATTCGTCTTCCTGTGCCACTGCCACCGCCCAATCTACTATACAAAGCATCAACGTGGTGCAAAAGACCCATTCCTTTTTCAATTCCTTAAAG aaTCGGTGGTTTCCTACCGAG GAGAAATGGGCCAAAGGGAGAAATAAAGCACGAGGCTCAGACACTGACGAGTCACCCTCTGAATCTCCTATACTTGCAAGACTAGTCCGTCCAGACACTTTACAACAAACTAAGTCTACAGACTCAAGAAATACTCAAAATTCAATTACTAGCG AATTTGGATTGACCCAGAATTGGTTCCAGAAAGTTGTTTCACGCGATCATCAAATTCGACTTCGGAGACAAAATTCAATAAGATCTGAACAACAAATAGAGTTGGCTACAcca GAAGGTCAAAATCCAATTCATAATGATGCTTTGCTCAGAAAATACGACttttttcaactcaaaatacatttgaaaaaaggAAAAGATCTCATTGCTCGGGATAAAAacg GTCTCAGTGATCCATATGTGAAGTTTAAGATAGGTGGAAGACTGATTCACAAATCGAAAACTGTCTATAAAAGTCTGAATCCAACTTGGGACGAAACGTTTACACACCTACTAGATGATCCCTTTGAACCAATTCAAATAAAG GTTTTTGATTACGATTGGGGTCTTCAAGATGACTTTATGGGAGCGGCGCAGATCGCTCTGACGACCTTAGAATTGGGCAA acagCACGAGATATGTTTACAATTACGAGACACACAAAATGCTGAATACCTTGGTGAAATTTATCTAGATGTAACTTTAACACCTCAATCCCGAGAAGAACGCGAACAG AGTCTTCAAAAGACTGGAAGAGTAACGGAAGTAGGTAGAAAGTACAAATGTCAAGTTTGGAGTTCAGTAGTAACtattgttttgattaaaataaaaaactgtacaATACCTGAAGGTTTGTGTGACCCATATGTCCGTTTCAG atTGGGAGGAGAAAAATTCAAAAGCAAAGGTAGTAATCGAATTCCAACGCCTACTTGGCTGGAACAATTCGATTTACATTTGTTTGACGATCAGACTCAAGAACTAGAAATAAACGTGTGTGCTAAAGAACGTTCACGTGAAGAAATATTAGCAag CACTGTCGTGGACCTGAGTAAATTGGAACGGGAAAAAACGCACAAAATCAAATACAAACTcaacgtcggcggcggcggtgacgattGCGGCGGCGATCATCATCAGCATCGAGACGCTTCCGGCGCAGGTGTCGGTGGTGTACTGTACCTGTTGCTGACCATCAGCGGCACGTCGACGATCGCCATGGTGTCGGACCTGTCCAACTACGAACGCGAGATCACGGAACAGGAACACGTCCGGCAGAAGTACGCGGTCGGCCGGACGTTTTGCGACCTGCTCGACGTCGGCGTGCTCACGGTCCGCGTGTACAAGGCCCACGGGCTGACGTCCGCCGACCTGTGCGGCAAGTCCGACCCCTTTTGCGTGCTCGAGCTGGTCAACGCCCGGCTGCAGACGCACACGGAATACAAAACGCTGGCGCCCACGTGGGACAAGATATTCACTTT CAACGTTAAAGATATCAACTCTGTTCTCGAAGTGACAGTTTTTGATGAAGATCCTGATTACAAAGTTGAGTTTCTGGGAAAATTAGCCATACCGTTGCTTTCTATTAACAATGGTGTCCAAAAATGGTATTCTCTCAAGGATAAAAAGTTATCAGGACGGGCTAAAGGAAACGACCCGAAAATCTTATTGGAAATGCGGCTCATCTGGAACCCG ATACGAGCGTTTATCAGGACATTAAATCCAAAAGAGGAAAAATATATGCAGCAAGAAATCAAGTTCAAAAGACAGACACTAATCAGAAATGTAATGAGGCTCAAACAGCTCGTCTTGTGGGCTATCgatattggaaaatattttga GTACTGGTTGGAATGGGAGTCGCCGATTCACACTATTCTCGTATTAATCGGGTTCGTGTTGGCTTGTCAGTTCTTCGAACCGTATATGGCACCTATTGCTTTATTACTGGTCTTCCTCAGATACTATGTAGCACATTCGTGGGGTGCGTCTAAATTAATCGACGAAGACGACGAACAACAGACCGATGAAGACGACCAAGATGATCAACAGGACGATCAAGATGACGATAAAGCAAAG gaagaaaaaaaatctcTGAAAGAGAGAGTGGCCGCTGTACAAGAAGTCACGCAATTAGTCCAGAACACAATCGGAGACATAGCTTCGTTtggtgaaaaaattaaaaa CCTTTTAAACTTTTCCGTGCCGTTCTTATCGTACTTGGCCATCGTGTTGCTGATTGCGGTTACAACAGTGTTGTATTATATTCCAATAAGATATCTGATTATGGGTTGGGGCATCAATAAGTTTACCAGGAAAATACTTCGGCCACATACAATTCCAAACAACGAACTTCTGGATTTGCTTTCTAGGGTTCCCGACAACGAGGATAAG ATATATTACAAAGAACTAACAACTATCGATAGTGTGGATGGTGGTGATAAATCAAACAAAGATTCAAGAAGAAAACAGAAGCtgtga
- the LOC132943441 gene encoding multiple C2 and transmembrane domain-containing protein isoform X3 — MYLVTTRGWLQPETTLTDSTVLVQYSMLPTTLGLVYYVTYRQIYGIAENVCHVKFNTRSLREHDHHRSSVPCNDETGTSDLVRRRPLSKSDFDLSYPEDLDYLCKKFAAAERRHVTMESFASSSSPSTPGAGQGCCPSAINSSSCATATAQSTIQSINVVQKTHSFFNSLKNRWFPTEEKWAKGRNKARGSDTDESPSESPILARLVRPDTLQQTKSTDSRNTQNSITSEFGLTQNWFQKVVSRDHQIRLRRQNSIRSEQQIELATPEGQNPIHNDALLRKYDFFQLKIHLKKGKDLIARDKNGLSDPYVKFKIGGRLIHKSKTVYKSLNPTWDETFTHLLDDPFEPIQIKVFDYDWGLQDDFMGAAQIALTTLELGKQHEICLQLRDTQNAEYLGEIYLDVTLTPQSREEREQSLQKTGRVTEVGRKYKCQVWSSVVTIVLIKIKNCTIPEGLCDPYVRFRLGGEKFKSKGSNRIPTPTWLEQFDLHLFDDQTQELEINVCAKERSREEILASTVVDLSKLEREKTHKIKYKLNVGGGGDDCGGDHHQHRDASGAGVGGVLYLLLTISGTSTIAMVSDLSNYEREITEQEHVRQKYAVGRTFCDLLDVGVLTVRVYKAHGLTSADLCGKSDPFCVLELVNARLQTHTEYKTLAPTWDKIFTFNVKDINSVLEVTVFDEDPDYKVEFLGKLAIPLLSINNGVQKWYSLKDKKLSGRAKGNDPKILLEMRLIWNPIRAFIRTLNPKEEKYMQQEIKFKRQTLIRNVMRLKQLVLWAIDIGKYFEYWLEWESPIHTILVLIGFVLACQFFEPYMAPIALLLVFLRYYVAHSWGASKLIDEDDEQQTDEDDQDDQQDDQDDDKAKEEKKSLKERVAAVQEVTQLVQNTIGDIASFGEKIKNLLNFSVPFLSYLAIVLLIAVTTVLYYIPIRYLIMGWGINKFTRKILRPHTIPNNELLDLLSRVPDNEDKRKFKEVKYNPEENIKWFRM, encoded by the exons ccgAAAACGTGTGCCACGTGAAATTTAACACGAGATCGTTGAGAGAACACGACCACCACCGATCGTCGGTACCCTGCAACGATGAAACGGGAACCAGCGACTTGGTCCGACGCCGACCGTTGTCTAAGTCCGACTTCGACCTCAGCTATCCCGAGGACTTGGACTATTTGTGCAAGAAGTTTGCGGCCGCGGAACGGCGGCATGTCACGATGGAGAGCTTtgcatcgtcgtcgtcgccgagCACACCAGGAGCCGGTCAGGGGTGCTGTCCATCCGCAATCAATTCGTCTTCCTGTGCCACTGCCACCGCCCAATCTACTATACAAAGCATCAACGTGGTGCAAAAGACCCATTCCTTTTTCAATTCCTTAAAG aaTCGGTGGTTTCCTACCGAG GAGAAATGGGCCAAAGGGAGAAATAAAGCACGAGGCTCAGACACTGACGAGTCACCCTCTGAATCTCCTATACTTGCAAGACTAGTCCGTCCAGACACTTTACAACAAACTAAGTCTACAGACTCAAGAAATACTCAAAATTCAATTACTAGCG AATTTGGATTGACCCAGAATTGGTTCCAGAAAGTTGTTTCACGCGATCATCAAATTCGACTTCGGAGACAAAATTCAATAAGATCTGAACAACAAATAGAGTTGGCTACAcca GAAGGTCAAAATCCAATTCATAATGATGCTTTGCTCAGAAAATACGACttttttcaactcaaaatacatttgaaaaaaggAAAAGATCTCATTGCTCGGGATAAAAacg GTCTCAGTGATCCATATGTGAAGTTTAAGATAGGTGGAAGACTGATTCACAAATCGAAAACTGTCTATAAAAGTCTGAATCCAACTTGGGACGAAACGTTTACACACCTACTAGATGATCCCTTTGAACCAATTCAAATAAAG GTTTTTGATTACGATTGGGGTCTTCAAGATGACTTTATGGGAGCGGCGCAGATCGCTCTGACGACCTTAGAATTGGGCAA acagCACGAGATATGTTTACAATTACGAGACACACAAAATGCTGAATACCTTGGTGAAATTTATCTAGATGTAACTTTAACACCTCAATCCCGAGAAGAACGCGAACAG AGTCTTCAAAAGACTGGAAGAGTAACGGAAGTAGGTAGAAAGTACAAATGTCAAGTTTGGAGTTCAGTAGTAACtattgttttgattaaaataaaaaactgtacaATACCTGAAGGTTTGTGTGACCCATATGTCCGTTTCAG atTGGGAGGAGAAAAATTCAAAAGCAAAGGTAGTAATCGAATTCCAACGCCTACTTGGCTGGAACAATTCGATTTACATTTGTTTGACGATCAGACTCAAGAACTAGAAATAAACGTGTGTGCTAAAGAACGTTCACGTGAAGAAATATTAGCAag CACTGTCGTGGACCTGAGTAAATTGGAACGGGAAAAAACGCACAAAATCAAATACAAACTcaacgtcggcggcggcggtgacgattGCGGCGGCGATCATCATCAGCATCGAGACGCTTCCGGCGCAGGTGTCGGTGGTGTACTGTACCTGTTGCTGACCATCAGCGGCACGTCGACGATCGCCATGGTGTCGGACCTGTCCAACTACGAACGCGAGATCACGGAACAGGAACACGTCCGGCAGAAGTACGCGGTCGGCCGGACGTTTTGCGACCTGCTCGACGTCGGCGTGCTCACGGTCCGCGTGTACAAGGCCCACGGGCTGACGTCCGCCGACCTGTGCGGCAAGTCCGACCCCTTTTGCGTGCTCGAGCTGGTCAACGCCCGGCTGCAGACGCACACGGAATACAAAACGCTGGCGCCCACGTGGGACAAGATATTCACTTT CAACGTTAAAGATATCAACTCTGTTCTCGAAGTGACAGTTTTTGATGAAGATCCTGATTACAAAGTTGAGTTTCTGGGAAAATTAGCCATACCGTTGCTTTCTATTAACAATGGTGTCCAAAAATGGTATTCTCTCAAGGATAAAAAGTTATCAGGACGGGCTAAAGGAAACGACCCGAAAATCTTATTGGAAATGCGGCTCATCTGGAACCCG ATACGAGCGTTTATCAGGACATTAAATCCAAAAGAGGAAAAATATATGCAGCAAGAAATCAAGTTCAAAAGACAGACACTAATCAGAAATGTAATGAGGCTCAAACAGCTCGTCTTGTGGGCTATCgatattggaaaatattttga GTACTGGTTGGAATGGGAGTCGCCGATTCACACTATTCTCGTATTAATCGGGTTCGTGTTGGCTTGTCAGTTCTTCGAACCGTATATGGCACCTATTGCTTTATTACTGGTCTTCCTCAGATACTATGTAGCACATTCGTGGGGTGCGTCTAAATTAATCGACGAAGACGACGAACAACAGACCGATGAAGACGACCAAGATGATCAACAGGACGATCAAGATGACGATAAAGCAAAG gaagaaaaaaaatctcTGAAAGAGAGAGTGGCCGCTGTACAAGAAGTCACGCAATTAGTCCAGAACACAATCGGAGACATAGCTTCGTTtggtgaaaaaattaaaaa CCTTTTAAACTTTTCCGTGCCGTTCTTATCGTACTTGGCCATCGTGTTGCTGATTGCGGTTACAACAGTGTTGTATTATATTCCAATAAGATATCTGATTATGGGTTGGGGCATCAATAAGTTTACCAGGAAAATACTTCGGCCACATACAATTCCAAACAACGAACTTCTGGATTTGCTTTCTAGGGTTCCCGACAACGAGGATAAG cGAAAATTCAAGGAAGTTAAATATAATCcagaagaaaatataaaatggtttCGAATGTG A